The following is a genomic window from Paenibacillus thiaminolyticus.
CCAACTACCAGTTCATTCAGCATTTACGCAAAAAATATTGCCTGCTGCTGACGGCAACGCCGGTCCAGAACGATATGAACGAGCTGTATAATCTGATCACCCTTCTGAAGCCCGGACAGCTCGGGGCCCAGGGCGAATTCAGCAGCAACTTCGTCGCCGACAAGCGCCTTCCGAAGAACGAGGGCCAGCTTCAAGGCGAGCTGTCCAAGGTGATGGTGCGCAATCGGCGAGGAGAGGGCAGCGTGCAATTCACGCGGCGAATCGTCCGCAACGTTCCCTTGACGCTGTCCTCGGACGAGCAGGCCTTGTACGAGGGAGTCACCCGCTTCATCAAGGAGCAGTACCAGATGAACGGCCGCGATATCGGCAGCATGTTCTCGCTCATTACGCTGCAGCGGGAAGTCTGCTCCAGCCGCGACGCGGTCTTCCTGACTCTCGTCAACCTCGCCAAGAAGCTTCCAGAGGACTCGCCGATCCGCGATCATATCTGGGACCTCGTCGATCTGATCAAAGCGATTACGTCCAACACGAAGGCGGAGGCCGCCATGGACATTATCCGGCAATCGAATGAGAAGGTGATCGTGTTCACCGAATACCGGGCGACACAGGAATATTTGATGCAATATTTCCGTAAGGCCGGCATCGTGGCGGTGCCGTACAGCGGCGGCATGAACCGGGGCAAGAAGGACTGGATGATGGACCTGTTCCGCGGACGGGCCCAGGTGATGATCGCGACCGAAGCCGGCGGGGAGGGCATCAATCTGCAATTTTGCCACCATATGATCAATTTCGACCTGCCCTGGAACCCGATGCGCGTCGAGCAGAGAATCGGGCGGGTGCACCGCCTCGGCCAGACGAACGATGTGCGCATTTACAATTTATCGACCTGCGGCACGATCGAGGAGCATATTTTGAACCTGCTGCATGAAAAAATCAATATGTTCGAAATGGTCATCGGCCGGCTGGATATGATCCTGGAACGGTTCGAGAAGCAGGACTCCCTGGAGAAGAGCCTGACCCGCATTCTGCTCGAAGCGGGCAGCGACGACGAGATCCGCCATCATGTCGAGCATCTCGGAGCGTCGCTGAACGCCATCCGCGCGGAAGTGGAAGCCGAAGCGGATGACGAGAAGAAGGCAGCGATCGGCCAACTGCTGGACCAGATCAGTACGGAAGCGGAGGCTTGACATGATGAACACCGAGCAAGTGCGCGACTATGTCTTGCGCTATTTGGAGGCGACGGACTGCCATATTCTCGAGAAGTCGCCCGCCCATGTGACCGTGAAGCTGTCAGAGCGCGCCGATCGCGTGCTGACGAACCGCCCCTATTATTGGGGCTTCATCGATCGCACGGGAGCGGAGGCGGAGACGATGCGCTTCACGTTCGTGTTCGATCCCGCCGCGATGCCGCCGGAGCCGCCGCGCGCCGTCTCCTATGGGTCGGCGCCTGCGCCCGCAGCCCCCGGGCCGGCCGAGCCGGCTGGCGGGACCGGCCCGCTTGCAGCCGCCGGAGCCGCTCCGCAAGCGGCGCCCGGCGAGTCCGTGCTCGGGCGCTACTTCGGCGTGGCGCCTGCCTTCACCGGCGGCGGGGGCGGCCCCGGGCGCATCCCGCGCGACGACGTCACCTACGGGAGCAAGCGCCTTGAACAGATTATGCAGGCGGCCCATACCGAGGGGCGCTTCATTCAGCTCTTCGTGGAGCCGCCGGCCGCCGGCCCCGTTCGCGGAGGGCGCGGCGTGAAGCAATCCGCCCCGTACGAGTCATGGCTGCTGCTGAACTTCAAGCTGGAGTTCGCCTGCGATCTGAAGCGCGAGGAGATCCATTCCTACGGCATCTCGCTCGTCAGCGGGAAGATGCGCCTCGATTACATGGAGGAGGTGCTGCAGATGGACGTGACGCCGAAGCTGCCTCCCCATGTCCATGTTCTGCCATGGCGTCTAACGCTGCACGCGGCCTTATCCTATGTGGAGGAACATCTCGCGGAGGTCATCTCGCGCCATGACGACGCTTGGGCGCGGGAAGCGCGCGTCCGGCTGGAGGAAGAATTGAGCCGCCTCGCCTCCTACTATGAGCCGCTTATCCGCGAGGCGGGCCAACAGCCGGGCCGCATGCGCCAACAAGAGGCTCCCGCTCCGCCTTCGAACGGGGAGGATGGGGAGGAAGAGGCGCGGTCCATGACCATCGAGGAGCAATATGAGGTGCGCCAGCAGGAACTGCGGTGGCAGTTCGAGCCGCGCATCGAGGTAAGTCTTATTAACGCCGGGCTCGTTCATGTGCCCATGCTCCAATAGGGCGGAGCCGGGCGGTTCTGTTGATCGGCCGACAAGTTGCTAATGAGCTGTCGACGAGGTGCTAATGAGCTGTCGACGAGGTGCTAATGAGCTGTCGACGAGGTCCTGACAAGTTATTGACGGGGCAGCGGCAAGGTTCTGCACCTCCCGCTTCCGCCCGGCCTTGTCAGATTGTCGGATCGCGATGTCCGTGACAGTCGGCTATATTGCGCGGCCAATTGCCATTTTGCGGCAAAAATAGAACCAGCTCTGCACGGCGCTTCCCTCCCTGTTCCGACAGCCTTTTTAGAGCTTGTCCCTTACAATGAAATGGTTGAAACATGGAGCCGGATGGGTAGTAACATATATATTACCGGACCGGTGCACGGCAGCAAGAGAAGAAGGCAAGCATGTTGGAATGTCATAGCCAAGAGAGGTGTTGGAGATGCAAAAAACGCCTTGGTGGACAAGGTTCGCCAGTCTGATAACGACGGCGGCGCTGACCTCGCTCGCCGCGGGAGGGGTCACCTTCGCAGTATTGGCAGCCTCGGATTCGCTGTATCCGCTTCGCGGCGAACAGCCCCCAGTGACCTTGCCGAAGGCCCAGTCCGCTTATGTGGAAGCGGAAGGAGCGCTACAAGGTGTCTATTCGCTGATGCTGGCAGCCGTGCGGAGCGGTTCGGATCGGCATCATCCGGAACGCAGCTTCGCCGGGAGCCTGCAGGCACGATCGGTGCAGGACATCGCGGATCGCTTCAAGCAGCAATTGGCGGAGAACGAACCGTTCACCGACTGGAGCGAGGCCCGGATAGAGACGATCCCCCTCGGTCCCGGCATGCACGGGTGGCTTGTTCGCGTCTTATCTGGGCAGGAACAGATTGGATATATGATTCTCGCATCGACCGAGCAGGGTGATATCCGGCTGGCGGAATACGGCCGCGGCAGCGCCATGCCGTACCAGGAGACCACGCTGCATCAAGCGCTCGCCCATCGGCTTCAGGTTGAAGATGCAGCCTCTTCGGCGAGCCATGACATGTTGGCGGATGTTCAGCCGTATTTCATCGACCCGCTGGTAACGGTGTGGCGTCTGGAATGGAGCAGCGGAGCGGTGGAATGGCTTGATGCGCAGAGCGGAGAATGGCTGCCACCTGCCTTCGAGCCGGATCGGCTGGCAGCGCCATGGAGCATGGATGGTCAGGCCGTCATAGTCTCCGCCGCGGCACAACCGAAGGATGCAGCCGTGGCCTCGATCCTGCTGGAGACCGTTCCCGGGCGCGAAGAGAACCACGTCCTGGCGGGCGGGGAAGGAGAAGATGCCGTTCCTGCACCGAGCTCCTACCGTGATCCGTTCGACCCGTATCACAATATTTTGTGGATGGCCCGGCAGCCGCAGCTTCGCAAGCCGGAAGCCGGTGCCCCTGCCGATTACAAGACGAAGCGATGGGTCTATGTGCAGCAGCGCGCCGGACTCGACATGAAGATGCCGTTCGCTTATCTCGGCATGCAGCGGTGGGAGCCCGCCGGAGAAGCGGACGATCAGGGTGTATCCAAGTACGTCATTATTTCCAGCATCGATATGGAAGCGATGCGCTGGATTCCGGCAGATGACGCGCTCGCTCACGGTTACTTCGTTCCGCAATCTTAATCTGATTCCTTAGCATACACAAAAGGCACCCTCCGCCCTCAGGAGTGTGCCTTTTCATCTTGGGGAGGCCGCGGTCTTTTGCGCCAGCGCATCAGCTTCAGGCGAGTCGCTCGGCGAAGGAGCGGCTGCCCCGCTCGTCTCCACTTCCCTGCCCACATCTGCATGCTGAACGGCACCATGCCGAACCATTTGGTCTGCCACGGCTCCTTCATGCGATTGTGGCGCGCCAATCTGCGTTCACGCCGGGCCTCGACGGGTGTGTCGATATAAGTGACGACCCGCTGCGTAATATATTTGATCAGGTCTTGACCTTTGGCCATGACGGCCACCTCCATCCTGTCCCTGATGGATGTTAGTCTGCCCCATTCCCCCTCCGGTCAAACGCGGCCGCCAGGCTCGGAATGAAGCGTTGTCTTATTGCACACGATAAGAACAATCGATTCCATACAATGAAGGTGGTCACGCGATATGCCTAATCTCCTAAGGTCCCGGCGGACAAGGCGATGGCTCCACGCCATCATAGCGGTGCTCATAGGCGTGTCTTTCCTGCCCCTGACCGTCTGCGCGCAGCAGGAAGCCGCCTGGCACACGCATATCCCCGAACCTGCAGGCGGGAGGCCGGCTCCCGAAAGACCCCCGTTCTACAGGAGCGTATTCCCTTCCAAGCACGTGCTGATTGATGCAGGACATGGCGGAATTGACGGCGGAACGAGCTACGGGGATATTTTGGAGAAAAACATCAATCTCGCCATTGCCCGCAAGCTCTATTTATTGCTCAAGGCCCGCGGGGTACCGGTCATTCTCAACCGTACCGGCGATTATGCCCTAAGCGATGACAACCGCTGGTCAGGCGCACG
Proteins encoded in this region:
- a CDS encoding DEAD/DEAH box helicase; this translates as MNRHQQPNDGLPGTQPSALTAGPVTPVSGSIMRSAANSWPLSSRAMPGSLSVVTDRGWLEELSARIDKNGPWDDWTLFQLAYEAEQARRIHAFDELQCLTHITNVEPLPHQVETAKKVLHEMRGRAILADEVGLGKTIEAGLVLKEYLIRGLVKRALILVPASLVLQWVRELHHKFGIAAVAQKKKYQWQSDIVVASMDTAKRDPHKSILMEQEYDMLIVDEAHKLKNRKTTNYQFIQHLRKKYCLLLTATPVQNDMNELYNLITLLKPGQLGAQGEFSSNFVADKRLPKNEGQLQGELSKVMVRNRRGEGSVQFTRRIVRNVPLTLSSDEQALYEGVTRFIKEQYQMNGRDIGSMFSLITLQREVCSSRDAVFLTLVNLAKKLPEDSPIRDHIWDLVDLIKAITSNTKAEAAMDIIRQSNEKVIVFTEYRATQEYLMQYFRKAGIVAVPYSGGMNRGKKDWMMDLFRGRAQVMIATEAGGEGINLQFCHHMINFDLPWNPMRVEQRIGRVHRLGQTNDVRIYNLSTCGTIEEHILNLLHEKINMFEMVIGRLDMILERFEKQDSLEKSLTRILLEAGSDDEIRHHVEHLGASLNAIRAEVEAEADDEKKAAIGQLLDQISTEAEA
- a CDS encoding YqhG family protein; translation: MMNTEQVRDYVLRYLEATDCHILEKSPAHVTVKLSERADRVLTNRPYYWGFIDRTGAEAETMRFTFVFDPAAMPPEPPRAVSYGSAPAPAAPGPAEPAGGTGPLAAAGAAPQAAPGESVLGRYFGVAPAFTGGGGGPGRIPRDDVTYGSKRLEQIMQAAHTEGRFIQLFVEPPAAGPVRGGRGVKQSAPYESWLLLNFKLEFACDLKREEIHSYGISLVSGKMRLDYMEEVLQMDVTPKLPPHVHVLPWRLTLHAALSYVEEHLAEVISRHDDAWAREARVRLEEELSRLASYYEPLIREAGQQPGRMRQQEAPAPPSNGEDGEEEARSMTIEEQYEVRQQELRWQFEPRIEVSLINAGLVHVPMLQ
- a CDS encoding phospholipid phosphatase; translated protein: MQKTPWWTRFASLITTAALTSLAAGGVTFAVLAASDSLYPLRGEQPPVTLPKAQSAYVEAEGALQGVYSLMLAAVRSGSDRHHPERSFAGSLQARSVQDIADRFKQQLAENEPFTDWSEARIETIPLGPGMHGWLVRVLSGQEQIGYMILASTEQGDIRLAEYGRGSAMPYQETTLHQALAHRLQVEDAASSASHDMLADVQPYFIDPLVTVWRLEWSSGAVEWLDAQSGEWLPPAFEPDRLAAPWSMDGQAVIVSAAAQPKDAAVASILLETVPGREENHVLAGGEGEDAVPAPSSYRDPFDPYHNILWMARQPQLRKPEAGAPADYKTKRWVYVQQRAGLDMKMPFAYLGMQRWEPAGEADDQGVSKYVIISSIDMEAMRWIPADDALAHGYFVPQS
- a CDS encoding YqzE family protein: MAKGQDLIKYITQRVVTYIDTPVEARRERRLARHNRMKEPWQTKWFGMVPFSMQMWAGKWRRAGQPLLRRATRLKLMRWRKRPRPPQDEKAHS